A window of the Oncorhynchus masou masou isolate Uvic2021 chromosome 13, UVic_Omas_1.1, whole genome shotgun sequence genome harbors these coding sequences:
- the LOC135552405 gene encoding homocysteine-responsive endoplasmic reticulum-resident ubiquitin-like domain member 2 protein isoform X2: MDQGVADSPVILVIKAPNQKYDDQTINCFLNWTVEKLKTHISHVYPSKPRFKDQRMVYSGKLLLDHLILKDVLRKQDEYHVVHLVCASRTPPGSPKLHISHSNKAPGVPSTGFTTGQSPRLSSHGQDGQSTSTGEHSDGLRHHTGPAPNHAAHPALMQADMWNQFSPQQGSTNNMPAYPGIQYNPMTLLWWQQVYARQYYMHYQMLAASSHHFRTDLLSTQPGQSDPLNPPPLEERRGEPDIQMNAQGGEVHLNEEEQNRDWLDWVYTVSRIAILLSIVYFYSSFSRFVMVMGAMLLLYLTMDMGPNRRRWRRTFSMTSKRWSG; the protein is encoded by the exons ATGGACCAGGGTGTTGCCGACAGTCCTGTCATCCTTGTGATCAAGGCACCCAACCAGAAGTATGATGACCAGACAATCAACTGCTTCCTGAACTGGACAGTGGAGAAACTAAAAACCCATATCTCACATGTATATCCCAGTAAACCG CGCTTCAAAGACCAGAGGATGGTGTATTCTGGGAAGCTCCTCTTGGATCACTTAATACTGAAAGATGTGCTCAGAAAG CAGGATGAGTACCACGTGGTCCACCTGGTGTGTGCATCTCGCACCCCTCCTGGGTCCCCCAAGCTCCACATCAGCCACAGTAACAAGGCCCCTggagtcccctctactggcttCACG ACGGGTCAGagcccccgtctctcctcccatGGCCAAGATGGCCAATCAACCTCCACTGGAGAGCACTCTGACGGGCTGAGACATCACACAGGCCCTGCCCCTAACCATGCAGCACACCCTGCCTTAATGCAAGC CGACATGTGGAACCAGTTCTCTCCACAGCAAGGCTCTACCAACAACATGCCAGCCTACCCTGGCATACAGTACAATCCCATGACGCTGCTGTGGTGGCAGCAGGTGTACGCCCGGCAATACTACATGCACTA TCAGATGTTGGCTGCCTCATCTCACCACTTTAGGACTGACCTGCTCTCGACCCAGCCTGGTCAATCAGATCCTCTGAACCCACCTCCCCTGGAGGAGCGCCGTGGCGAGCCTGACATCCAGATGAACGCCCAGGGAGGAGAGGTGCATCTAAATGAAGAAGAGCAGAACCGTGATTGGCTGGACTGGGTGTACACGGTGTCACGCATCGCCATCTTGCTCAGCATAGTCTACTTCTACTCCTCCTTTAGCCGCTTTGTCATGGTGATGGGTGCCATGTTGTTGCTATATCT AACCATGGATATGGGCCCcaacaggaggagatggaggcggACCTTCAGCATGACCTCCAAGAGATG GAGCGGGTGA
- the LOC135552405 gene encoding homocysteine-responsive endoplasmic reticulum-resident ubiquitin-like domain member 2 protein isoform X1, which produces MDQGVADSPVILVIKAPNQKYDDQTINCFLNWTVEKLKTHISHVYPSKPRFKDQRMVYSGKLLLDHLILKDVLRKQDEYHVVHLVCASRTPPGSPKLHISHSNKAPGVPSTGFTTGQSPRLSSHGQDGQSTSTGEHSDGLRHHTGPAPNHAAHPALMQADMWNQFSPQQGSTNNMPAYPGIQYNPMTLLWWQQVYARQYYMHYQMLAASSHHFRTDLLSTQPGQSDPLNPPPLEERRGEPDIQMNAQGGEVHLNEEEQNRDWLDWVYTVSRIAILLSIVYFYSSFSRFVMVMGAMLLLYLHQAGWFPFNPENEFQNHGYGPQQEEMEADLQHDLQEMERVMDEGLGDDDGDSGEEGLEDPNGIPHAGFLSTTWSFIVTFFMSLIPEGPPNAAN; this is translated from the exons ATGGACCAGGGTGTTGCCGACAGTCCTGTCATCCTTGTGATCAAGGCACCCAACCAGAAGTATGATGACCAGACAATCAACTGCTTCCTGAACTGGACAGTGGAGAAACTAAAAACCCATATCTCACATGTATATCCCAGTAAACCG CGCTTCAAAGACCAGAGGATGGTGTATTCTGGGAAGCTCCTCTTGGATCACTTAATACTGAAAGATGTGCTCAGAAAG CAGGATGAGTACCACGTGGTCCACCTGGTGTGTGCATCTCGCACCCCTCCTGGGTCCCCCAAGCTCCACATCAGCCACAGTAACAAGGCCCCTggagtcccctctactggcttCACG ACGGGTCAGagcccccgtctctcctcccatGGCCAAGATGGCCAATCAACCTCCACTGGAGAGCACTCTGACGGGCTGAGACATCACACAGGCCCTGCCCCTAACCATGCAGCACACCCTGCCTTAATGCAAGC CGACATGTGGAACCAGTTCTCTCCACAGCAAGGCTCTACCAACAACATGCCAGCCTACCCTGGCATACAGTACAATCCCATGACGCTGCTGTGGTGGCAGCAGGTGTACGCCCGGCAATACTACATGCACTA TCAGATGTTGGCTGCCTCATCTCACCACTTTAGGACTGACCTGCTCTCGACCCAGCCTGGTCAATCAGATCCTCTGAACCCACCTCCCCTGGAGGAGCGCCGTGGCGAGCCTGACATCCAGATGAACGCCCAGGGAGGAGAGGTGCATCTAAATGAAGAAGAGCAGAACCGTGATTGGCTGGACTGGGTGTACACGGTGTCACGCATCGCCATCTTGCTCAGCATAGTCTACTTCTACTCCTCCTTTAGCCGCTTTGTCATGGTGATGGGTGCCATGTTGTTGCTATATCT GCACCAAGCAGGGTGGTTCCCTTTTAACCCGGAGAATGAATTTCAGAACCATGGATATGGGCCCcaacaggaggagatggaggcggACCTTCAGCATGACCTCCAAGAGATG GAGCGGGTGATGGATGAAGGCTTGGGCGACGATGATGGGGACAGTGGAGAGGAAGGACTGGAGGATCCCAATGGTATTCCCCATGCTGGCTTTCTCTCTACGACTTGGTCTTTTATTGTCACGTTCTTCATGTCTCTCATACCTGAGGGGCCACCCAATGCTGCCAACTGA
- the LOC135553342 gene encoding protein C-mannosyl-transferase DPY19L1-like: MAMKTRRSGDQAQFCTESDDEELFNSTKDIPNDGKDGVSDGSDSAFIRDKVGITVRYFMNIGITVIIAVLAGLLHWAHLTNLFENDKHFSHLSSIEKEMAFRTEMGLYYSYFKVFINAPSFLHGFHLIMNDRFSEYPLVINALKRFNLYPEVFLGSLFRIYTGTMDFFGIPTKACWNVNRADGLNPVESCEGMGDAAYFYVSCVFLLNGVMMSLFYIYGTYLSGSRLGGVVTVLCLFFNHGESTRVMWTPPLRESFSYPFFVLQMLLLTRILRRSKLERRSLVALGACNVLFLLPWPFAQFVLLTQIACLFACYFMGYLSTSKIKSLLVVHLASFAICFVMLFGKLELLTSFYISSLVAGWAIIALRDDITRVCKLGIVTIFVQGIAWFTSTVLLKFFMSFILGASNDAHIGNLIRSKLTNYKDFHTLMYTCAAEFDFMELETLLGYVKTLILPVNIVIVAIISGKAIKEVWRSLRCERVDSKEDVDIDTEQMAQFANGEMVYHSLQLVAFAVLAILVMRIKLFLAPLMCLMASLICSRPLFGWIGEHFKCHITVFGILSIMAIQGVANFQSQRGIVGDFSNLPQEQLLEWINANTMPNAVFAGSMPTMASVKLSTGRAIVNHPHYEDTWQKERTKLVYTMYSRKPAKEVKRNLMQLQADYFILEDSWCNRRSRPGCSMPEIWDVEDQENRGKLPLCTLLSIDSRPHFTTMFVNKVYKVLKIPKDAK; the protein is encoded by the exons ATGGCTATGAAGACTCGCCGGTCAGGCGACCAGGCCCAGTTTTGCACTGAAAGTGACGACGAGGAATTGTTCAACTCAACCAAAGACATCCCAAATGATGGAAAGG ATGGCGTTTCTGACGGGTCTGACTCTGCTTTTATTCGAGATAAAGTAGGCATAACTGTGCGATATTTTATGAACATTGGAATCACAGTCATTATTG CTGTCTTGGCTGGACTTCTACATTG GGCTCATCTAACAAACCTCTTTGAAAATGACAAACACTTTTCACACCTATCTTCGATTGAAAAAGAAATGGCTTTCCGCACTGAAATG GGTCTGTATTATTCCTATTTCAAGGTCTTCATCAATGCGCCATCCTTTTTGCATGGTTTCCACCTGATCATGAACGACAGGTTCTCTGAGTATCCTCTTGTTATCAATGCTCTGAAGAGGTTCAATCTGTACCCAGAG GTTTTCCTTGGCAGCCTGTTCAGGATTTACACTGGCACCATGGACTTCTTTGGAATCCCCACCAAGGCATGTTGGAATGTCAACAGAGCAGATGGACTGAATCCAGTAGAGAGCTGTGAAG GCATGGGGGATGCAGCCTACTTCTATGTCTCCTGTGTCTTCCTGCTTAATGGAGTAATGATGAGCCTGTTCTACATCTACGGGACTTACCTAAG TGGCAGTCGTCTTGGAGGGGTCGTCACTGTCCTGTGTCTCTTCTTCAACCATGGAGAG AGCACTCGGGTCATGTGGACTCCACCGCTGAGGGAGAGCTTCTCTTATCCCTTCTTTGTCCTGCAGATGCTGCTGTTAACACGCATTCTCAG GCGTTCCAAACTTGAAAGAAGATCCCTAGTAGCTCTTGGTGCTTGCAATGTGTTGTTCCTTCTTCCTTGGCCATTTGCCCAGTTTGTTTTGCTAACTCAG ATTGCATGCCTGTTTGCCTGTTATTTTATGGGCTATCTCTCCACTTCCAAGATAAAATCACTACTTGTTGTGCATTTG GCTTCATTTGCCATCTGCTTTGTCATGCTGTTTGGGAAATTGGAACTTTTGACATCTTTTTACATTTCTTCCCTGGTTGCTGGCTGG GCCATCATCGCACTGAGAGACGATATCACAAGAGTCTGCAAACTTGGAATCGTCACAATT TTTGTTCAAGGTATTGCCTGGTTTACCTCCACTGTGCTTCTCAAATTCTTCATGTCGTTCATCCTCGGAGCGTCCAATGAT GCTCACATTGGCAACTTGATCAGATCCAAGTTGACCAACTACAAGGATTTCCACACGTTGATGTACACCTGTGCTGCAGAGTTCGACTTTATGGAGCTGGAG ACTTTGTTGGGATACGTTAAGACATTGATACTCCCGGTAAACATAGTTATTGTAGCCATCATTTCTGGAAAG GCAATTAAAGAAGTCTGGAGATCTCTTAGGTGCGAAAGAGTTGACTCTAAAGAAGACGTCGATATTGACACTGAGCA GATGGCACAGTTTGCTAATGGGGAG aTGGTGTACCATAGTCTGCAGCTGGTGGCCTTTGCCGTGCTGGCGATCTTGGTCATGAGAATCAAACTCTTCCTGGCCCCGCTGATGTGCCTCATGGCCTCCCTGATCTGCTCTAGACCG TTGTTTGGCTGGATAGGGGAGCACTTCAAGTGCCACATCACTGTGTTTGGCATCCTGTCCATCATGGCCATCCAGGGCGTGGCCAACTTCCAGAGCCAGCGAGGAATCGTAGGAGACTTCAGCAACCTGCCTCAGGAGCAGCTCCTGGAGTGGATCAATGCCAACACCATGCCCA ATGCTGTGTTTGCTGGCTCCATGCCAACCATGGCGAGTGTGAAACTGTCCACTGGTAGAGCCATCGTGAATCATCCCCACTACGAGGACACTTGGCAGAA GGAAAGAACCAAGTTGGTGTACACCATGTACAGCCGTAAACCGGCCAAGGAGGTGAAGAGGAATCTGATGCAGCTGCAGGCAGACTATTTCATCCTGGAGGACTCCTGGTGTAACCGACGCTCCAG GCCAGGCTGCAGCATGCCTGAGATCTGGGACGTGGAGGATCAGGAGAACAGAGGAAAGTTGCCGCTATGTACCCTCCTATCCATCGACTCCCGACCTCACTTCACCACAATGTTCGTGAATAAAGTCTACAAGGTGCTGAAAATCCCCAAAGATGCCAAATAG